The following are from one region of the Paenibacillus protaetiae genome:
- the rpsP gene encoding 30S ribosomal protein S16 yields the protein MAVRIRLKRMGAHKAPFYRVVVSDSRSPRDGRFIEEIGTYNPVAQPAQVTIDEEKALKWLQTGAQASDTVRDLLSKAGVMKKFHELKQQK from the coding sequence TTGGCAGTACGTATTCGTCTGAAACGCATGGGCGCTCATAAAGCTCCTTTCTACCGCGTAGTCGTATCCGATTCCCGTTCGCCGCGTGACGGCCGCTTTATCGAAGAAATCGGCACTTACAACCCGGTTGCACAACCGGCTCAAGTAACGATTGATGAAGAAAAAGCGCTGAAATGGCTGCAAACTGGTGCGCAAGCTTCTGATACCGTTCGCGACCTGCTTTCCAAAGCTGGCGTTATGAAAAAATTCCATGAGCTGAAACAACAGAAATAA
- the trmD gene encoding tRNA (guanosine(37)-N1)-methyltransferase TrmD produces MKIDVLTLFPEMFDGVFNASILGKAKEKGIVDLHAIDFRPYANNKHNTVDDYPYGGGGGMVLKPEPIFAAVEDLMKDTAVKPRVILMCPQGETFTQKKAEELSKSDHLVFICGHYEGYDERIREHLVTDELSIGDYVLTGGELPAMTVIDSVVRLLPGVLGNESSAVTDSFSTGLLEYPHYTRPPAFRGWEVPEVLLSGHHARIEAWRREQSLLRTLRRRPDLLESVDLSPKEREWIKKQLETE; encoded by the coding sequence ATGAAAATTGATGTGTTAACGCTGTTTCCGGAAATGTTCGACGGCGTGTTCAACGCAAGCATCCTCGGAAAAGCGAAAGAGAAGGGCATTGTAGACCTGCATGCTATTGATTTCCGGCCTTACGCCAACAATAAGCATAATACGGTTGACGATTACCCGTATGGCGGCGGCGGCGGGATGGTATTGAAGCCGGAGCCGATTTTTGCTGCGGTCGAGGATTTAATGAAGGATACGGCTGTCAAGCCGCGCGTCATTCTCATGTGCCCGCAAGGGGAGACGTTTACCCAGAAAAAAGCTGAGGAGCTGTCTAAATCCGATCATCTCGTCTTTATTTGCGGTCATTATGAAGGCTATGATGAACGAATCCGGGAACATCTCGTAACGGACGAGCTGTCCATTGGCGATTATGTGCTGACCGGCGGCGAGCTGCCGGCCATGACCGTCATCGACAGCGTCGTCCGGCTGCTGCCTGGCGTGCTTGGCAACGAATCGTCTGCAGTAACTGACTCCTTCAGCACCGGGCTGCTGGAGTATCCACACTATACTCGTCCTCCCGCATTTCGCGGCTGGGAAGTGCCTGAAGTGCTTTTATCCGGCCATCATGCCCGGATCGAGGCATGGCGCAGAGAGCAGTCGCTGCTGCGCACGCTGCGCCGCAGGCCGGATTTGCTGGAATCGGTCGACCTGTCGCCGAAAGAACGGGAATGGATCAAAAAGCAGCTTGAAACAGAATAA
- a CDS encoding KH domain-containing protein, whose product MEDLILIIAKALVDYPEDVRVDVKEDERSVVYSLSVHPGDIGKVIGKQGRIAKAMRTVVASAAAKSQKRVIVDIIS is encoded by the coding sequence ATGGAAGATCTGATTCTTATCATAGCTAAGGCTTTAGTGGATTATCCGGAGGATGTACGGGTGGATGTGAAGGAGGATGAACGGAGCGTTGTTTATTCGCTGTCCGTTCATCCTGGCGATATTGGCAAAGTAATCGGCAAGCAGGGGCGTATTGCGAAAGCGATGCGCACCGTTGTAGCTTCCGCAGCTGCCAAATCGCAGAAACGCGTCATCGTTGATATCATATCGTAA
- the ffh gene encoding signal recognition particle protein: MAAFESLSSRLQNVFGKLRGKGKVSEDDVNEAMREVRLALLEADVNFKVVKDFIAKVKERAIGQEVMKSFTPGMVIIDIVNKELTELMGGTQSKLAKANKPPTVIMMAGLQGAGKTTTSGKLAKLLQKANHKPLLVACDIYRPAAIKQLEVLGSQINVPVFTLGDQVSPVEIARQSLQHAKDNHYDYVIIDTAGRLHIDEALMEELKQIHESVKPDEVLLIVDSMTGQDAVNVAKSFHEQLELTGVILTKLDGDTRGGAALSVKAVTGQPIKFAAMGEKIDSLEPFHPDRMASRILGMGDMLSLIEKAQAGIDAEKAAEMERKMRNAEFTFDDFLDQMEQVRKMGPLDQLLEMMPGMNKVKGLKDMKVDDKQIGRVEAIVRSMTKEEKQKPELLNHSRRKRIAAGSGTTIAEVNRLIKQFDDMRKMMKQFTSMMGPKGPKGGKKMLKGLLGKNMKFPFG, translated from the coding sequence ATGGCCGCATTCGAAAGCTTATCAAGCAGACTGCAAAATGTATTTGGCAAGCTGAGAGGCAAAGGGAAAGTTTCGGAAGACGACGTCAACGAAGCGATGCGCGAAGTAAGGCTTGCGTTGCTTGAAGCGGACGTAAACTTCAAGGTCGTCAAAGACTTTATCGCTAAAGTGAAAGAACGCGCCATCGGTCAGGAAGTGATGAAAAGCTTCACCCCCGGCATGGTAATTATCGACATTGTCAATAAAGAACTGACGGAACTGATGGGCGGAACGCAAAGCAAGCTGGCGAAAGCGAACAAGCCGCCGACGGTCATTATGATGGCCGGCCTGCAAGGCGCCGGTAAAACGACGACGTCCGGCAAGCTGGCGAAGCTGCTGCAAAAAGCGAACCATAAGCCGCTGCTTGTTGCGTGCGACATTTACCGTCCGGCAGCGATCAAGCAGCTGGAAGTACTTGGATCGCAAATCAATGTACCGGTATTTACGCTTGGCGATCAAGTGTCGCCTGTAGAAATTGCGCGCCAAAGCTTGCAGCATGCGAAGGACAACCATTACGATTATGTCATCATCGATACGGCCGGACGGCTACATATCGATGAAGCGCTTATGGAAGAGTTGAAGCAAATCCATGAGTCGGTTAAACCGGATGAGGTGCTGCTGATCGTCGACTCCATGACGGGCCAGGATGCGGTTAATGTCGCCAAAAGCTTCCACGAACAGCTGGAACTGACCGGCGTCATTCTGACGAAGCTGGATGGCGATACGCGCGGCGGCGCAGCTTTGTCGGTCAAAGCGGTAACAGGCCAGCCGATCAAATTCGCCGCGATGGGCGAAAAGATCGATTCGCTCGAACCGTTCCATCCGGACCGGATGGCATCCCGTATTCTCGGCATGGGCGACATGCTTTCCCTGATTGAGAAAGCGCAGGCGGGCATTGATGCCGAGAAAGCGGCTGAGATGGAACGCAAAATGCGCAATGCGGAATTTACGTTCGACGATTTCCTGGATCAGATGGAACAGGTTCGCAAGATGGGACCGCTGGACCAGCTGCTTGAAATGATGCCGGGGATGAACAAAGTGAAAGGCCTTAAAGACATGAAAGTGGACGATAAGCAGATCGGAAGAGTGGAAGCGATCGTCCGTTCCATGACCAAGGAAGAGAAACAAAAGCCGGAACTGCTGAACCACAGCAGACGGAAGCGTATTGCAGCCGGCAGCGGCACTACCATTGCCGAAGTGAACCGCTTGATCAAGCAGTTTGACGATATGCGCAAAATGATGAAGCAGTTTACAAGCATGATGGGACCAAAAGGGCCAAAAGGCGGCAAAAAAATGCTGAAAGGCCTGCTTGGCAAAAATATGAAGTTCCCGTTCGGCTAA
- the rplS gene encoding 50S ribosomal protein L19 — MNLVQAITQEQLRSDIPNFRPGDTLKVYVKVIEGSRERIQLFEGVVIKRRGGGISETFTVRKISYGVGVERTFPIHSPKIDKIEVARRGKVRRAKLYYLRNLRGKAARIKEIR; from the coding sequence ATGAATTTGGTACAAGCGATTACGCAAGAACAGCTCCGCAGCGATATTCCTAACTTCCGCCCAGGCGACACGCTGAAGGTTTACGTTAAGGTTATCGAGGGTTCGCGCGAGCGTATCCAGCTTTTCGAAGGCGTTGTAATTAAACGCCGCGGCGGCGGTATCAGCGAAACGTTTACAGTACGCAAAATTTCCTACGGTGTGGGTGTGGAAAGAACTTTCCCGATCCATTCGCCTAAAATCGATAAAATCGAAGTGGCTCGCCGTGGTAAAGTACGTCGTGCGAAACTGTACTACCTTCGCAACCTGCGCGGTAAAGCTGCAAGAATTAAAGAAATCCGCTAA
- the rimM gene encoding ribosome maturation factor RimM (Essential for efficient processing of 16S rRNA), with protein sequence MSEKQLFTVGKVANTHGIRGELKIVPQTDFAEERFAKGSKLILQKEDGTEQVPVEVLASRLQKNVYVIKLKDYDNINDVEKYKGWLLKIAGEDRAPLEEGEYYYSDIVGCRVVTVQGEELGVISEILSPGANDVWVVDQAGHRSKQILLPVIDEVILDVNIAEKLIKVELMEGLI encoded by the coding sequence ATGAGCGAGAAACAGTTGTTTACGGTTGGCAAAGTGGCCAATACGCACGGTATACGCGGCGAGCTGAAAATTGTGCCGCAAACGGATTTTGCGGAGGAACGCTTCGCGAAAGGAAGCAAGCTGATTTTGCAAAAGGAGGACGGTACGGAACAGGTGCCGGTTGAAGTCCTTGCTTCGCGGCTGCAAAAAAACGTATACGTCATTAAACTGAAGGACTACGACAACATTAACGATGTCGAGAAATATAAGGGCTGGCTGCTGAAGATTGCCGGAGAAGACCGTGCGCCGCTTGAAGAAGGCGAATATTATTACAGCGACATCGTGGGCTGCCGGGTTGTGACCGTTCAAGGCGAGGAGCTTGGCGTCATTTCCGAAATTTTAAGCCCTGGCGCGAATGACGTATGGGTTGTTGATCAAGCGGGGCATCGATCCAAGCAAATATTGCTGCCGGTTATTGACGAAGTGATCTTGGATGTGAACATCGCAGAAAAGCTCATTAAGGTCGAGTTGATGGAAGGGCTGATCTAA